Proteins found in one Candidatus Palauibacter scopulicola genomic segment:
- the nudC gene encoding NAD(+) diphosphatase, which yields MAGEGHRKPNPFAGGGLDRATHLRADPRWLTDRLSDPASRVVPVWRERSLVSQTAREVAAKADGLAYRPVLLPPELAASASAPPEEWIFLGLEGGRDGGRALFAADVSGEAGEAGEAGGAGEGPPTDGSLDGAGKFLDLRGVGAMLGQGDGSLLAYARAIVTWSRRHRFCGSCGAPTRPEQGGHVRRCADEACGVDHFPRTDPAIIVLVTDGDRCLLGRKDIWPEGVYSTLAGFVEPGESLSEAVVREVREESGIEVASVRYRSSQPWPFPASLMLGFRAERVGGELTVARQELVDARWFERADFARRREIGLRLPGRVSISRRLIEDWLAGAPESHYQ from the coding sequence GTGGCAGGGGAGGGCCACCGGAAACCGAACCCCTTCGCGGGAGGGGGCCTCGATCGCGCCACTCATCTGAGGGCCGACCCCCGGTGGCTCACCGACCGGTTGTCCGATCCGGCCTCGCGCGTCGTGCCCGTGTGGCGCGAGCGCAGCCTCGTATCCCAAACGGCGCGGGAAGTCGCGGCGAAAGCGGACGGCCTGGCCTACCGGCCGGTACTCCTTCCGCCTGAACTCGCAGCCTCCGCCTCGGCACCACCTGAAGAATGGATCTTTCTCGGACTCGAAGGGGGACGGGACGGTGGCCGCGCGCTCTTCGCCGCCGACGTGTCCGGAGAAGCCGGGGAAGCCGGGGAAGCCGGGGGGGCAGGGGAAGGGCCGCCTACCGACGGCTCGCTCGACGGGGCGGGGAAGTTCCTCGATCTCCGCGGCGTGGGGGCGATGCTGGGGCAGGGAGACGGCTCGCTCCTGGCCTACGCCCGGGCGATCGTCACCTGGAGTCGCCGGCACCGCTTCTGCGGCTCGTGCGGCGCTCCCACCCGGCCGGAGCAGGGAGGACATGTCCGGCGCTGCGCCGACGAAGCGTGCGGCGTCGACCATTTTCCGCGCACGGATCCGGCCATCATCGTCCTCGTGACCGACGGCGACCGCTGTCTGCTCGGGCGGAAGGACATCTGGCCGGAGGGCGTTTACTCCACGCTGGCCGGGTTCGTGGAGCCGGGCGAGAGCCTGTCGGAGGCCGTCGTCCGCGAGGTCAGGGAAGAGTCGGGGATCGAGGTGGCATCGGTCCGATATCGCTCGTCCCAGCCGTGGCCCTTCCCGGCATCGCTGATGCTCGGCTTCCGGGCCGAGCGCGTGGGCGGCGAACTCACCGTCGCGCGGCAGGAACTCGTCGATGCGCGCTGGTTCGAGCGCGCTGATTTTGCCCGCCGCCGCGAGATCGGCCTCCGGCTCCCGGGTCGCGTCTCGATCTCCCGCCGCCTCATCGAGGACTGGCTGGCGGGAGCGCCGGAATCTCATTATCAATAA
- a CDS encoding HAD family hydrolase: MHSFEGTAGRGTLLTFDCYGTLIDWEGGILAALRAAYPEAAAVEDERLLGEFHAAQNRLKTSEYRPYRQLLTETSVEVARANAWNTEDGFAAGVPASIPFWRPFPDTNPALSRLAAAGVTLGILSNIDDDLLAGTLKHFEVEFGLLGTAQRLRSYKPAAAHFERGREWAAGFDRWLHVAQSLFHDVVPATALGVPVLWVNRKGESRPDDADPVHIAPDLAMTAEWLLSPA, encoded by the coding sequence ATGCACAGTTTCGAGGGGACGGCGGGACGGGGCACCCTTCTCACGTTCGATTGCTACGGCACGTTGATCGACTGGGAGGGCGGGATTCTCGCGGCGCTCCGAGCCGCGTACCCGGAGGCGGCCGCGGTGGAGGATGAGCGGCTCCTTGGCGAGTTCCACGCGGCCCAGAACCGGCTCAAGACGAGCGAGTATCGCCCCTACCGGCAGCTGCTCACGGAGACCTCGGTGGAAGTCGCGCGCGCGAACGCGTGGAACACGGAGGACGGGTTCGCGGCCGGCGTCCCCGCGAGCATTCCCTTCTGGCGGCCCTTCCCCGACACGAATCCGGCGCTCTCGCGCCTCGCCGCGGCGGGCGTCACGCTGGGGATCCTCTCGAACATCGACGACGACCTGCTCGCCGGGACGCTGAAGCACTTCGAGGTCGAGTTCGGCCTCCTCGGCACGGCGCAGCGGCTGCGCAGCTACAAGCCGGCCGCGGCGCACTTCGAGCGCGGACGGGAGTGGGCCGCCGGCTTCGACCGGTGGCTGCACGTGGCGCAGAGCCTCTTCCACGACGTGGTCCCCGCGACCGCGCTCGGAGTCCCCGTGCTGTGGGTCAACCGCAAGGGCGAGTCCCGCCCGGACGACGCCGACCCCGTACACATCGCGCCCGACCTGGCCATGACGGCGGAGTGGCTCCTGTCGCCGGCCTGA
- a CDS encoding type II toxin-antitoxin system VapC family toxin: protein MTLVLDASVALSWCLADEDDPLAELAMRLTLEHFAVVPRIWWYEILNGLTVNRRRERMNEDDVPATVADLKGMRILTDEEHSDGVILDLALRRGLSVYDAAYLETALRRSLPLATLDGRLRRAGEAAGVTTLRRRDRPGRRG, encoded by the coding sequence ATGACGCTCGTCTTGGATGCGTCGGTCGCGCTGTCCTGGTGTCTTGCGGACGAAGATGATCCGCTGGCCGAGTTGGCGATGCGCCTGACCCTGGAACACTTCGCCGTCGTCCCTCGGATCTGGTGGTACGAAATCCTGAACGGCCTCACTGTCAACAGACGCCGGGAACGCATGAACGAGGATGATGTGCCGGCCACGGTCGCGGACCTCAAGGGAATGCGGATACTGACCGACGAGGAGCACAGCGACGGCGTGATCCTCGATCTCGCCTTGCGACGCGGACTCTCCGTCTACGACGCCGCCTATCTTGAGACGGCGCTCCGCCGCTCGCTGCCACTCGCCACGCTCGATGGCCGACTTCGCCGCGCGGGCGAGGCTGCGGGGGTCACGACGCTCCGGCGACGAGACCGTCCAGGACGTCGCGGGTGA
- a CDS encoding alpha/beta hydrolase, whose amino-acid sequence MELLIVVVVLVGLMAVVRLFMPRIVPFFVFYPETLQPHETHPRYWGFPRATEVRIPTEDGIELHAWWFPADPPESRRGTAIYFHGNAGHLGDRGTVAAALSNLGLDVLLPDYRGYGASEGKPSEEGLYADARAAYRWLVEERGVEPERLLPLGNSLGSSVAAELAVSRPVAGVVLLGPFTDTAAIARHRLSWLPDWYLDWLHNRFDTLERAPRIEVPTFVAAGEEDRVIPPGQSRDVFEALRGPRRWLEIPGAGHNDIFSHEVLWRELHGFTRDVLDGLVAGAS is encoded by the coding sequence GTGGAACTCCTCATCGTCGTGGTCGTCCTCGTCGGTCTGATGGCCGTCGTCCGTCTCTTCATGCCCCGGATCGTCCCCTTCTTCGTCTTCTATCCGGAGACGCTGCAGCCGCACGAGACGCATCCGCGATACTGGGGATTCCCGCGGGCAACCGAGGTCCGAATCCCGACCGAGGACGGGATCGAACTGCACGCGTGGTGGTTTCCCGCAGACCCGCCGGAGTCCAGGCGGGGGACCGCGATCTACTTCCACGGCAACGCCGGGCACCTCGGAGACCGCGGGACGGTGGCGGCGGCGCTCTCGAACCTCGGACTCGATGTCCTCCTGCCCGACTATCGAGGCTACGGAGCGAGCGAGGGGAAGCCCTCGGAGGAAGGCCTCTACGCGGACGCCAGAGCGGCGTACCGGTGGCTGGTGGAGGAGCGGGGCGTCGAGCCCGAGCGGCTCCTTCCCCTGGGAAACTCTCTCGGAAGTTCCGTGGCCGCGGAACTGGCGGTGAGCCGCCCGGTGGCCGGCGTCGTCCTGCTCGGGCCGTTCACGGACACGGCGGCGATCGCCCGGCACCGCCTGTCGTGGCTGCCCGACTGGTATCTGGACTGGCTGCACAACCGCTTCGACACGCTGGAAAGGGCGCCGCGCATCGAGGTGCCGACGTTCGTCGCCGCCGGCGAGGAGGATCGCGTCATCCCGCCCGGCCAGAGCCGGGACGTCTTCGAGGCGCTGCGGGGACCCCGCCGCTGGCTCGAGATCCCCGGGGCGGGGCACAACGACATCTTCTCGCACGAAGTGCTATGGCGGGAGCTCCACGGCTTCACCCGCGACGTCCTGGACGGTCTCGTCGCCGGAGCGTCGTGA
- a CDS encoding type II toxin-antitoxin system prevent-host-death family antitoxin — protein MDHIGAYEAKTHLAQLLDRVAAGESLTITRHGRPVARLIPVDEDDRARARAAARRILERRKRLPHRASIAELIETIHEGHRY, from the coding sequence ATGGACCACATTGGGGCTTACGAGGCCAAGACCCACCTGGCGCAGCTCCTGGACCGCGTGGCGGCGGGAGAATCTCTCACGATCACCCGACACGGTCGCCCGGTCGCCCGGCTGATCCCCGTCGACGAGGACGATCGTGCCCGGGCCCGTGCAGCGGCCCGCCGCATCCTCGAGCGCCGCAAGCGCCTGCCGCACCGCGCGTCGATCGCGGAACTCATCGAAACGATCCATGAAGGGCACAGATATTGA
- a CDS encoding carboxypeptidase-like regulatory domain-containing protein, with protein sequence MKRIASRTIGAWGVALVALACLAPGLSGQAGSIAGRVTEEGSLRPLSSAQVFIEGTGIGTFTNASGDFVLLNVPAGE encoded by the coding sequence ATGAAACGAATCGCGTCTCGCACCATCGGTGCATGGGGAGTGGCCTTGGTTGCGCTCGCCTGCCTCGCACCCGGCCTGAGCGGCCAAGCGGGCAGCATCGCGGGCAGAGTGACCGAAGAAGGCTCCCTCCGACCCCTTTCATCCGCGCAGGTGTTCATCGAGGGCACCGGCATCGGGACCTTTACCAACGCCAGCGGGGACTTCGTGTTACTCAACGTTCCCGCCGGCGAGTAG